A part of Streptomyces sp. NBC_01210 genomic DNA contains:
- a CDS encoding succinic semialdehyde dehydrogenase: MTDSQAPAAAPGTNPTAAAPAGARTAADVVTPEVVAQLTRGVVGSGRTANHTPFTGEKLADLPESTPQDVAEAFERARAAQPAWAATPARARAAVLLRFHDLVLERQAEVLDLIQLETGKARLHAHEEVLAVAVAARHYGRKAPAYLKPKRHTGVVPVLTKTTELRQPRGVIGQIAPWNYPLELSVGDALPAFVSGNAVVMKPDTETALTALWARDLLIEAGLPAGVFQVVLGEGPVVGPEVVKHADYVSFTGSTRTGREVAQGAAARLVGVSLELGGKNAMLVLKDADIEKAAAGAVRACFSSAGQLCISIERLYVHESIADAFVERFATRTKAMRLGKSLAYGADMGSLVGERQLETVTRHVEEAVAKGATLVAGGVARPDIGPLFYEPTILDGVEAPMAVCTEETFGPVVSIYRFTDEDKVVEQANATPYGLNSSVWTKDGKRGHAVAAKLRTGTVNINEGYAPAYGSVQSPMGGMKDSGLSRRHGSEGILKYTEAQTVAQQRLMPLGPSFGMDDEKYAAFMSLSLKAMKALRLR, translated from the coding sequence ATGACGGACTCGCAGGCCCCCGCCGCCGCCCCCGGCACCAACCCGACAGCCGCCGCGCCGGCCGGTGCGCGCACCGCAGCCGATGTGGTCACCCCCGAGGTGGTCGCCCAGCTCACCCGTGGTGTGGTCGGCTCCGGCCGTACCGCCAACCACACCCCGTTCACCGGGGAGAAGCTGGCGGACCTGCCCGAGTCCACCCCCCAGGACGTGGCGGAGGCCTTCGAACGCGCCCGCGCCGCCCAGCCCGCCTGGGCCGCGACGCCGGCCCGCGCCCGCGCCGCCGTCCTGCTGCGCTTCCACGACCTGGTCCTGGAGCGCCAGGCCGAAGTCCTCGACCTCATCCAGCTGGAGACCGGCAAGGCCCGGCTGCACGCGCACGAAGAGGTCCTGGCCGTCGCCGTCGCCGCCCGCCACTACGGCCGCAAGGCGCCCGCCTATCTGAAGCCCAAGCGCCATACCGGTGTCGTTCCCGTCCTCACCAAGACCACCGAACTGCGTCAGCCGCGCGGCGTCATCGGCCAGATCGCGCCCTGGAACTATCCGTTGGAGCTCTCCGTCGGCGATGCGCTGCCCGCGTTCGTCTCCGGCAACGCCGTCGTGATGAAGCCCGACACCGAGACCGCGCTCACCGCGCTGTGGGCCCGCGATCTGCTCATCGAGGCGGGTCTGCCCGCCGGTGTCTTCCAGGTCGTCCTCGGCGAAGGGCCGGTCGTCGGCCCCGAGGTCGTCAAGCACGCCGACTATGTCTCCTTCACCGGCTCCACCCGCACCGGCCGCGAGGTCGCCCAGGGCGCCGCGGCCCGCCTGGTCGGTGTCTCCCTCGAACTCGGCGGCAAGAACGCCATGCTGGTGCTGAAGGACGCGGACATCGAGAAGGCCGCGGCCGGAGCGGTACGCGCCTGCTTCTCCTCCGCCGGCCAGCTGTGCATCTCCATCGAGCGGTTGTACGTGCACGAGTCGATCGCCGACGCGTTCGTGGAGCGCTTCGCCACCCGTACGAAGGCGATGCGCCTCGGCAAGTCCCTCGCGTACGGCGCCGACATGGGCTCGCTCGTCGGCGAGCGCCAGCTGGAGACCGTCACCCGCCATGTCGAGGAGGCCGTCGCCAAGGGCGCGACGCTCGTCGCGGGCGGCGTCGCCCGCCCCGACATCGGCCCGCTGTTCTACGAGCCGACCATCCTCGACGGCGTCGAGGCGCCGATGGCAGTCTGCACCGAGGAGACCTTCGGCCCGGTCGTCTCCATCTACCGCTTCACGGACGAGGACAAGGTCGTCGAGCAGGCGAACGCCACTCCGTACGGGCTGAATTCGAGCGTCTGGACCAAGGACGGCAAGCGCGGCCACGCGGTCGCGGCGAAGCTGCGCACCGGCACGGTCAACATCAATGAGGGCTACGCCCCGGCGTACGGCAGCGTGCAGTCCCCGATGGGCGGCATGAAGGACTCCGGCCTCAGTCGGCGGCACGGCTCCGAGGGCATCCTCAAGTACACCGAGGCACAGACCGTCGCCCAGCAGCGACTGATGCCGCTGGGGCCGTCGTTCGGTATGGACG